One window of the Rhodococcus sovatensis genome contains the following:
- the cas6e gene encoding type I-E CRISPR-associated protein Cas6/Cse3/CasE, with amino-acid sequence MYLSKMPLNRRRRGAVKLLSSPQAMHAAVQSAFAPGSFVESEGRALWRVDELGRDGIALYVVSPVEPDLSHVVEQAGWQTGEMWKSVEYGGFLAGLRAGQRWGFRLRANPVHSVYKSDKAWGDTKPVAHLTVKHQQTWLLDRAAKCGFAIPDGPQHEAALRVVDRSTLKFNKGGHSVTIGTATFEGVLQVEDPVLLRSVLTNGLGRAKAYGCGLITLAPLGIG; translated from the coding sequence ATGTACCTGTCGAAAATGCCTCTCAACAGGCGCAGGCGTGGTGCCGTCAAGCTGCTGTCCTCGCCACAAGCCATGCATGCCGCGGTTCAGTCGGCATTTGCTCCGGGATCCTTCGTCGAGTCGGAAGGGCGGGCTCTGTGGAGGGTCGATGAGTTGGGCCGCGATGGCATTGCTCTGTACGTGGTCAGCCCGGTTGAACCAGACTTGAGTCATGTTGTGGAACAGGCGGGATGGCAGACCGGTGAGATGTGGAAGTCCGTCGAGTATGGAGGCTTCCTTGCAGGCTTGCGGGCGGGCCAGCGCTGGGGGTTTCGGTTGCGTGCAAATCCCGTTCACAGTGTTTACAAGTCGGACAAGGCCTGGGGAGACACGAAACCCGTCGCACATCTGACGGTCAAACACCAGCAGACATGGTTGCTGGACCGGGCGGCGAAGTGCGGGTTTGCGATCCCTGACGGCCCGCAACACGAGGCCGCGTTGCGGGTCGTCGATCGTTCGACCTTGAAGTTCAACAAGGGCGGCCACTCCGTGACGATCGGGACTGCTACGTTCGAAGGTGTGCTGCAGGTCGAGGACCCGGTGCTGTTGCGTTCAGTGTTGACGAATGGACTGGGTCGCGCGAAGGCCTACGGATGCGGATTGATCACGTTGGCTCCCTTGGGAATAGGCTAG
- the cas5e gene encoding type I-E CRISPR-associated protein Cas5/CasD, which yields MTALLIRLAGPMQAWGASSRYSRRDTEQEPTKSGVLGLLAAAQGLRRTDELAHLASLKFGVRVDQPGSLLRDFQVARSLDGKKTFPLSYRYYLSDAVFVAGVEGESSLIEALSSALKNPTFPLYLGRRSCPPSFPLLLRTSDESLEESLRRFPWQAAEWYRAKQAPRVALRIALDGMDGVEGDMVKDVPVSFDPRHRRYEWRTVVDERMDVENPSSRIRGHDPMAALGGS from the coding sequence TTGACCGCATTGTTGATTCGCCTAGCGGGTCCGATGCAGGCATGGGGAGCGTCGAGTAGGTACAGTCGGCGCGATACAGAACAAGAACCTACCAAGAGCGGAGTGCTCGGCCTGTTGGCGGCAGCGCAGGGATTGCGTCGCACGGACGAACTCGCGCATCTAGCCTCGCTGAAATTCGGTGTGCGAGTCGATCAACCTGGTTCCTTGCTTCGCGATTTTCAGGTTGCCCGAAGCCTTGATGGGAAGAAGACGTTCCCGCTGTCGTACCGCTACTACTTGAGTGATGCCGTTTTCGTTGCGGGAGTGGAGGGGGAGTCTTCCTTGATCGAAGCTCTAAGCAGCGCATTGAAAAACCCGACATTCCCGCTCTACCTAGGCCGTAGATCGTGCCCACCGAGCTTCCCACTACTGCTGCGCACTTCTGATGAGTCACTGGAGGAATCGCTTCGACGCTTCCCCTGGCAGGCAGCCGAGTGGTACCGCGCGAAACAGGCCCCGCGAGTCGCTCTCCGAATCGCGTTGGATGGCATGGACGGCGTGGAAGGGGACATGGTCAAGGACGTCCCTGTCAGCTTCGATCCTAGGCACCGTCGCTACGAATGGAGGACCGTGGTGGATGAGAGAATGGACGTTGAAAATCCTTCGAGCCGAATTCGTGGACACGACCCTATGGCAGCACTCGGAGGATCCTGA
- a CDS encoding FadR/GntR family transcriptional regulator — protein MSLSDSWAVSQPTAMRMSAAEAVFADIRDAIVSGQVAIGDKLPAESALATRHGVSRSVIREALRSCTALGLTETKTGRGTFVVRDRVTGDLDIGNYAARELMEARPHVEIPSAGWAAERRTDEDLLVLEGLTDEMRNEDDHHSWVLLDGQFHTAIARASKNRVFEAIIVDIRGALTRQSETLNLVARRQQKSNIEHDTIVAGIRSGNYDEAAQAMAAHLDAVRGAVESLRR, from the coding sequence ATGAGCCTGTCGGACAGCTGGGCGGTCAGTCAGCCGACCGCGATGAGAATGAGCGCAGCGGAAGCAGTGTTCGCGGACATACGCGACGCGATCGTGTCGGGGCAGGTGGCCATCGGAGACAAACTTCCGGCCGAGTCCGCTCTTGCCACCCGGCATGGAGTCTCGCGATCGGTGATCCGGGAAGCACTACGGTCGTGTACAGCACTCGGGCTGACCGAAACCAAAACCGGCCGTGGAACATTCGTCGTCCGAGACCGAGTCACCGGCGATCTCGACATCGGAAACTACGCGGCTCGCGAACTCATGGAAGCACGGCCCCACGTCGAGATACCGTCGGCCGGGTGGGCTGCCGAACGACGCACCGACGAGGACCTCCTGGTGCTCGAAGGGCTCACCGACGAAATGCGCAACGAGGATGACCACCACTCCTGGGTCCTGCTGGACGGCCAGTTCCACACCGCGATCGCACGGGCCAGCAAGAATCGGGTGTTCGAAGCAATCATCGTCGACATTCGTGGTGCGCTGACCCGACAGTCGGAAACTCTCAACCTCGTCGCCCGACGCCAGCAGAAGTCCAACATCGAGCACGACACCATCGTCGCGGGCATCCGGTCGGGCAACTACGACGAAGCTGCCCAGGCCATGGCCGCCCACCTCGACGCCGTCCGTGGGGCGGTGGAGTCGCTGCGGCGCTAG
- the casB gene encoding type I-E CRISPR-associated protein Cse2/CasB, protein MIEKQSHTTRDESLHKAVIGRIGVIQARRGDGFRHPDIDARLARLRRAVLAEPGTVPEIWDDTVGSLPDGLRFGEGPSQWEFAVHEAMTLYALHQQSKEAPVHKIGVSLGTAVQKLVPASERDKANPLRSRFQAVSLAQTRAGVTHHLRSLVALLRAADEPLDYGKLAIDLRQLQDPVLAPYVRLRWGRTFARVASTEPDATPNSLQNGSSTTDSEGA, encoded by the coding sequence ATGATTGAAAAACAGTCGCACACAACCCGCGACGAGTCCTTGCACAAGGCTGTGATTGGCCGAATCGGCGTCATTCAGGCCCGGCGCGGCGACGGCTTCCGACACCCGGACATAGATGCGCGTTTGGCGCGGTTGCGTCGTGCGGTGTTGGCCGAACCGGGTACTGTGCCTGAGATATGGGACGACACTGTCGGATCCCTGCCGGACGGTCTGCGATTCGGAGAAGGGCCGTCCCAGTGGGAATTCGCTGTCCATGAGGCGATGACGCTGTATGCCCTGCATCAGCAGTCCAAGGAAGCGCCTGTTCACAAGATTGGTGTATCCCTGGGAACAGCGGTTCAGAAACTTGTGCCCGCGTCGGAGCGCGACAAAGCCAATCCACTTCGTTCTAGGTTTCAGGCCGTGTCGCTTGCGCAGACGCGTGCCGGAGTTACCCATCACCTCCGATCGCTTGTTGCCTTGTTGCGGGCAGCAGATGAGCCGCTGGACTACGGCAAACTAGCCATCGACCTGCGGCAGCTGCAGGATCCCGTGCTTGCTCCGTACGTCCGCCTCCGTTGGGGACGAACCTTTGCGCGCGTAGCCAGCACCGAACCTGATGCAACACCCAATTCTCTACAAAACGGTTCTTCGACGACCGACTCTGAAGGGGCTTGA
- the cas2e gene encoding type I-E CRISPR-associated endoribonuclease Cas2e yields the protein MVILIVTACPAGLRGHLTRWLLEISPGVFVGVLSRRVRELLWQRCIELVKDGRAIMVFPARNEQRLDFLVHRHEWEPVDIDGVSLVRRPHTGESLDSAAKPRAGWSKASRYRKARARQNRPDA from the coding sequence ATGGTGATTCTGATCGTCACCGCGTGTCCAGCCGGCCTGCGCGGCCACCTCACCCGCTGGCTGCTCGAGATCAGTCCCGGGGTCTTTGTCGGTGTCCTGTCGCGACGGGTACGAGAATTGCTGTGGCAGCGTTGCATTGAACTGGTCAAGGACGGACGCGCAATCATGGTCTTTCCCGCACGCAATGAGCAACGGTTGGATTTTTTGGTTCACCGACACGAGTGGGAACCAGTGGATATCGACGGGGTCTCACTCGTTCGTCGACCACACACCGGCGAGTCTCTTGACTCGGCTGCGAAGCCTCGAGCGGGCTGGAGTAAGGCGAGCCGGTACCGTAAGGCGCGGGCACGTCAAAATCGGCCAGACGCGTAG
- the cas7e gene encoding type I-E CRISPR-associated protein Cas7/Cse4/CasC — MTYLDIHIIQSVPPSNINRDDTGSPKSATYGGVRRARVSSQAWKRATRKRFNLTLSTSDIGHRTKRVADLLGEHIVGVDQGIDKTEAQQLASGILKAAGIKLATPKPAKVTPKDAPPLPDESGYLLFLSAGQYQALAEMAVAARVSEGKLDAKAVKAVLQSKHSIDIALFGRMVADDAELNVDAAAQVAHAISVQAVEQEFDYFTAVDDAQERDHETGAGMIGTVEFNSSTLYRYANVNIAGLLKNLGDSAATARAAAAFVESFALSMPTGKQNTFANRTVPEAVVVSVRDDQPINLVGAFENPISRSEGSSVVELASTQLVSRYNDIAQVYSAPSKTWVVAVGDASEPLAVLGDRIPVAQLISEIEQAVQLSIGESR; from the coding sequence ATGACCTACTTGGATATTCACATCATTCAGTCTGTGCCGCCGAGCAATATAAACCGGGACGACACGGGCAGTCCCAAATCGGCAACTTACGGCGGTGTTCGACGAGCACGAGTGTCGAGTCAGGCGTGGAAACGGGCTACGCGCAAGCGATTCAACTTGACTCTGAGTACCAGCGACATCGGACACCGAACAAAACGTGTGGCCGATCTCCTCGGCGAGCATATCGTTGGTGTCGACCAGGGTATTGACAAGACCGAGGCGCAACAGCTGGCCAGCGGCATACTCAAGGCTGCCGGAATCAAGCTGGCGACACCCAAACCCGCGAAGGTCACCCCCAAGGACGCGCCACCGCTACCCGACGAATCGGGATACCTGTTGTTTCTCAGTGCAGGTCAGTACCAGGCGCTAGCAGAAATGGCTGTCGCTGCCCGTGTGTCAGAGGGCAAGCTCGATGCCAAGGCAGTGAAGGCGGTGCTTCAGTCGAAACACAGCATCGATATCGCACTATTCGGTCGGATGGTGGCCGATGATGCAGAACTCAACGTCGATGCCGCAGCGCAGGTGGCGCACGCGATCAGTGTTCAAGCCGTCGAGCAAGAGTTCGACTACTTCACGGCCGTCGATGATGCTCAGGAGCGGGACCATGAGACCGGTGCCGGAATGATCGGTACCGTCGAGTTCAACTCGTCCACCTTGTATCGGTATGCCAACGTGAATATCGCGGGGCTACTGAAGAATCTCGGCGACTCCGCGGCGACGGCACGTGCGGCGGCCGCCTTCGTCGAGTCGTTCGCATTGTCGATGCCGACGGGAAAGCAGAACACTTTCGCCAATAGAACGGTCCCTGAAGCCGTTGTTGTGTCCGTACGTGACGATCAACCTATCAACCTCGTCGGCGCGTTCGAGAATCCGATCTCCAGATCGGAAGGTAGCAGCGTGGTCGAATTGGCGTCGACACAGTTGGTGAGCCGATACAACGACATTGCGCAGGTGTATTCAGCTCCGTCGAAGACCTGGGTAGTGGCGGTCGGTGACGCATCGGAACCACTGGCGGTGCTCGGCGATCGTATCCCCGTCGCACAGTTGATCAGTGAGATCGAGCAAGCGGTGCAGCTCAGTATCGGTGAGTCACGTTGA
- the casA gene encoding type I-E CRISPR-associated protein Cse1/CasA, producing the protein MTATEVSFNLVDEPWIPVRAVDGSSHAMSIGGVLGGSRRIAAVLGDVPTQAFAIQRLLIAIVRRAVEWGDDPVGTWTRIWDTGALPAEQIERYLAGVRTRFDLLDPVEPFYQVPSFESNKGDYKPISLLISDVPSGEKYFTTRAGSGASTLSLAETARWVVHCQAFDFSGIKTGDPRDPRTKSGKGYPIGVAWAGQLGGVLFEGQSLFETLMLNTVVKTSDASTVLAQDLPVWERPHCGVGERVDGPPSGPVDLLTWQSRRIHVRYENRFAVGVLVGNGDPIQSHNRQAFEFMTRWRFSEVQSKKFGEPRYFPKTFSPDRAMWRGMEGLLADTAPAPGKTKDLAPGTSDWFDLLLGRGVLAGSDVVRPHAFALEYITQSSVIGAAVDDYLQLRVALFGRTGSHRQYAADAVKAADRAVAALVQLAGNLAEAAGGPADGPRSTARGRGFFLLDQPFRRWVADLGMSEDMEDFLDNWQEQVRSIVSNAGRELIGDSGTAAFQGRLVRDRWLDSAIASGFFWSALRKALPNAFDSERKAS; encoded by the coding sequence ATGACAGCGACTGAGGTGTCCTTCAATCTGGTAGATGAACCGTGGATACCCGTCCGAGCTGTGGACGGAAGTTCTCACGCGATGTCGATCGGTGGTGTTCTTGGTGGTAGTCGGCGCATAGCGGCGGTGTTGGGTGACGTCCCGACGCAGGCGTTCGCGATCCAACGACTCCTGATAGCCATAGTCCGTCGCGCTGTTGAGTGGGGTGACGATCCCGTCGGTACCTGGACACGAATCTGGGACACAGGAGCCCTTCCTGCCGAGCAGATCGAGCGATACCTCGCCGGAGTCCGGACGCGATTCGACCTACTCGACCCCGTCGAGCCTTTCTACCAAGTGCCGAGTTTCGAGTCCAACAAGGGTGATTACAAGCCGATTTCGTTGCTGATCAGCGACGTACCATCGGGTGAGAAGTACTTCACCACTCGAGCAGGATCGGGAGCATCGACGCTGAGCCTTGCCGAGACCGCAAGGTGGGTTGTCCACTGCCAGGCATTCGATTTCTCCGGAATCAAAACTGGGGATCCGCGAGATCCCCGGACAAAATCCGGCAAGGGATACCCGATCGGGGTGGCATGGGCGGGCCAGTTGGGTGGGGTTCTTTTCGAGGGACAGAGTCTGTTCGAGACGCTGATGCTCAATACCGTGGTCAAGACGAGCGATGCTTCTACCGTGCTGGCCCAGGACCTGCCGGTCTGGGAACGACCTCACTGTGGTGTCGGTGAACGCGTGGATGGACCCCCTTCCGGCCCTGTCGATCTGCTCACATGGCAAAGCCGTCGCATCCATGTCAGGTACGAGAACCGATTCGCAGTCGGCGTACTGGTGGGCAACGGCGACCCGATCCAATCGCACAACCGTCAAGCCTTCGAGTTCATGACTCGCTGGCGTTTCAGCGAGGTGCAGTCCAAGAAGTTCGGGGAACCTCGATACTTCCCCAAGACTTTCAGCCCGGACCGTGCCATGTGGCGGGGCATGGAAGGACTGCTGGCGGACACCGCTCCTGCGCCGGGAAAGACAAAGGATCTTGCACCGGGTACGTCGGACTGGTTCGACCTCCTCCTCGGGCGCGGCGTGCTTGCGGGGTCCGATGTTGTGCGTCCCCATGCATTTGCACTCGAGTACATCACCCAATCAAGTGTGATCGGTGCTGCCGTCGACGACTATCTGCAGCTACGCGTCGCTCTGTTCGGACGGACCGGCAGTCACCGGCAGTACGCAGCGGATGCCGTCAAGGCGGCGGATCGGGCGGTGGCAGCTTTGGTGCAACTGGCCGGAAATCTGGCGGAAGCGGCGGGTGGTCCGGCTGACGGTCCTCGAAGCACCGCACGAGGGCGTGGGTTCTTCTTACTGGACCAGCCATTTCGGCGGTGGGTCGCAGACCTCGGTATGTCCGAGGACATGGAGGATTTCCTGGACAACTGGCAAGAACAAGTTCGATCCATCGTCTCGAACGCGGGACGTGAGTTGATCGGAGATTCCGGGACGGCGGCTTTCCAGGGAAGGTTGGTCAGAGATCGTTGGCTCGATTCCGCGATCGCGTCTGGCTTCTTCTGGAGTGCACTTCGTAAAGCGCTGCCTAATGCTTTCGACAGTGAGAGGAAAGCTTCATGA
- the cas1e gene encoding type I-E CRISPR-associated endonuclease Cas1e, producing the protein MGNVPGPPPTRPSELVRVADRISFIYLERCTVHRDGNAITATDERGVVHIPTASIGALLLGPGTRVTHQAMVLMAESGSTCVWVGEQGVRYYAHGRPLGRTSRLLDAQARAVSMRDSRLAVARAMYAMRFPGEDTSELTMQQLRGREGARVRKSYREHSERTGVEWVRRDYDPNDFAAGDEVNKALSAATTCLYGMAHAVIVALGCSPGLGFVHTGHDRSFVYDIADLYKAEFAIPVAFDVAAEQVDDVAAVTRRKIRDLIYAEKLLPRCAHDVKALLVPGDEDESTEWEADVVYLWDDKTGAVASGQSHDETDFDVPW; encoded by the coding sequence ATGGGAAACGTTCCGGGTCCGCCACCCACGAGACCGAGTGAGCTTGTTCGCGTCGCTGATCGAATATCGTTCATCTACTTGGAGCGATGCACCGTGCACCGCGACGGCAATGCCATTACCGCGACAGACGAGCGCGGCGTGGTGCATATTCCGACGGCGTCCATCGGTGCTCTTCTCCTCGGCCCGGGGACCCGGGTGACGCACCAGGCGATGGTCTTGATGGCAGAGTCCGGGTCCACGTGTGTGTGGGTCGGGGAGCAGGGTGTGCGGTATTACGCACATGGTCGTCCGTTGGGCAGAACAAGCAGGTTGCTCGACGCTCAGGCAAGGGCAGTGTCGATGCGGGACTCCAGACTGGCCGTTGCTCGCGCGATGTATGCGATGCGGTTCCCTGGTGAGGACACCTCGGAGCTCACGATGCAGCAACTACGAGGTAGGGAGGGAGCGAGAGTTCGGAAGAGCTATCGGGAGCATTCTGAACGAACCGGAGTGGAATGGGTGCGTCGGGATTACGACCCGAACGATTTCGCCGCTGGCGATGAGGTCAACAAGGCGCTGTCGGCGGCAACAACCTGCTTGTATGGGATGGCGCATGCGGTGATCGTGGCCTTGGGTTGTTCGCCCGGGCTCGGTTTCGTTCATACCGGACATGATCGATCGTTCGTTTACGACATCGCAGACCTGTACAAGGCAGAGTTTGCGATTCCGGTAGCGTTCGATGTTGCCGCGGAGCAGGTGGACGATGTAGCCGCGGTAACTCGCAGGAAAATCCGGGACTTGATCTACGCGGAGAAGTTGTTGCCGCGATGCGCGCACGATGTCAAGGCGCTGCTTGTTCCTGGCGATGAGGATGAATCGACGGAATGGGAAGCCGATGTCGTGTATTTGTGGGATGACAAGACCGGGGCCGTGGCCAGTGGGCAGTCTCACGACGAGACAGATTTCGACGTCCCATGGTGA